Below is a genomic region from Escherichia ruysiae.
CGATTCCTGCAAAACCCACGGCCCGGTGCCAATTGGCGCTTTAATCCCGTTCATGGTTTCATGGTTTTTAAACTGCGAGGGGGCGATAAAGCGGAAAGGGCGGGGCAGAGCCAGTTCTTGCAGGAAAGGATAGTAGGCGCTTTTCAGGGTGATTTGCAGCTCCGTTTTACTGAGTGCTTTAACATCAACAATCTGGTTTGCCAGCTCCAGCCAGGCGTGACGTTGGCGGTTATCGAGCACTGCGCGGAAGTTTTCTGCCGCCGCCTCGGCATCGAACGGTTCACCGTTGGAGAATTTCACGTCATCACGCAGGGTGAAGGTCCAGGTTTTACCATCTTCCGAATGGATCCAGCTTTTTGCCAGCCACGGCATCACCGAACCATCTGCCTGGTATTTCACCAGCGGTTCATAAACCATGCTCTGGGCGAACATCTGGTTAGGCGTGTAAAGGTGCGGGTTTAGTGGCCCGACATTCACCGGCCAGGCGGTGGTGATTTCATCTGGCGCGGCAGCATGGACGATAAAAGACGCACAAGCCAGCAGCGCAAATAGAGTGCGGTGGAGTGTGGAGAACATAGTAGCCCCAATGGATAAATAGTTGGCGAAATAAGTATGGCGACGATTCGCTATGTTGAAATCTGGTAGTGACTCTGCATATGCGGCCTGGGTGCGGCCTGTTCCCCTCACCCTAACCCTCTCCCCAGAGGGGCGAGGGGATGGTCCGTGCGCTTTTGTGGCTGCAACTGCAATCGCCACTTATTGCACGGTGTGCCCCCTCTCCCCAGAGGGGCGAGGGGATGGTCCGTGCGCTTTTGTGACTGCAACTGCAATCGCCACTCATTGCACGGTGTGCCCCCTCTACCCGAAGGGGCGAGGGGACGAGCCGTACGCTTTTGTGGCTGCAACTGCAATCGCCACTCATTGCACGGTGTGCCTCCTCTACCCAAAGGGGCGAGGGGATGGTCCGTGCGCTTTTGTGGCTGCAACTGCAATCGCCACTCATTGCACGGTGTGCCCCCTCTCCCTTTCAGGGAGAGGGTTGGGGTGAGGGTAAAATACGGTGATAATCCCACTACCTTCCCTAAAAACGGGGAAAACTGCGCCCGCTCATGTTGAGTCATCGATTTCAAGTATGACGATTTTAAGTATTCGTCATACTGATAACCTGTTCTGGATCAATAGATGGGCAGTCGGGTGGGCGGATCAGTTAAGCGAATCGACCCATTGCACCGCGTCGGTGGTGAGCGTAAAGGGGGTAGGGGTGCAGATCGCCAGACTTAAATTTTCAAGCTGACAATGGCTGACAGACAGCGAGGACTGATAGGTGCTGTCTACGCTGACGATTTGCCAGGCGCTGCCGCCACGCTGTTTAACGATGGCTTCTTTGCGTGTCCAGATGCGCCAGAACATTTCCAGTTGCTGATCAGGATGCACGGCGTCCATTTCGGCATGTTCCCCGAGGCTAAACACCGTGTTTGCCAGCCAGTGCCAGTTGGCGCGCGGGCGAATCACTTCGATATCGCAGCCAACTTCGCCTTCATCGCTCAACAGCAGGGCGATATCGTCACCGCTATGACTTAAGTTGAACCATAGCGGGGTTTCCGGCGCGAATGCGGGTTTGCCCTGTTCACCGTAGATGATGTCCGGTAGCGGAGAAAGCACGTGTGAAAGCAATGCACGTCCCGCCAGCCAGCGTTCGCGTCGTGGACCTTGCGGTGCTTGATCGCGTAAAGCCGGTGGCAGTGGAACTGCGCTTAAGGTCGAAACTTTCCCCAGAACTATCCGATACATATCAGAGCCAACGTTTAATGGAAAAGGAAAGTGCGTATCGTATCACTTGTCGCCTCATCCCGGTAACCGACTTTTCGGTCGTCCCGGTCCCAGTAAAATCGCCAGTTTGCTGCCGCCTTTGGTGGTTTCCATCCAGATTTTACAGACGCTGGTTAATGGCACCGAAAGCAACATACCCACCGGACCGAGTAACCATCCCCAGACCAACAAAGAAAGAAATACCACCAGAGTGGACATTCCCAGTCGATGCCCCATCATCCGTGGCTCTAAAATATTGCCGATGACCATATGGACAACTAAAAACAGTGCACCGACCAGAATACATTCGTAAACGCCATTAAACAGCAACACCTGAATCATTGGCGGTACGGCGGAGATCACCGCGCCAATATTGGGAACGTAGTTGAGCAAAAACGCCAGTACCGCCCACATCAGCGCAAACTGTACGCCCATTAGCGCCAACCCCAGCCAGACGATGACGCCTGTCCATAAACTGAGCAGCGTCTTCAATGCAAGATAGTGCGAAACACCTTTTAAGGCGCGGTGTAGTCCGGCGATGTGAATCTGTGGATTATTCAACGCAAAACGCATTTTGTAAGGCACGTGGCGCACTTCAAACAGCATGAAAACTACGGTCATCACCAGCAGAAGCACGCTCGCCATTGCGCCGGAAAGCCCGGTCATCAGCGCAGTGGTGAAGGCGACAACTTTTTCCGAATCCATCCGCTGAAGCATTCGTTCGGGCGACATATGCAGATTAAGAAACGGTAACATCTCTTGTAATTTAAACAGCTTACGGGTCAGTTCCTTATTAAACTTCGGCAGCATAGAGATAAATTCGTTAAACGATGCCGCCAGTACGCCGACCAGCGCAGTAAGTGCTATCAGCATCACCACCACCACAATGGTAATGGCAATGGGGCGTTGTACTCCACGACGAATAAACCAGGTGACCAGCGGATTGAGGACAATGGCGAAAAAGAGCGCCAGTAGCAGTTGCACAATGATATCTGCCGCTGCGTGAATGCCGGCGAGAATCACTACCAGCGAGGCCAGCTTGAGCAGAATATGCATTCCTGTTTTATCCGGTTGAAGGGTTTCCATTGGGGCTTCCTTGTGACTTTTTGTATTAAGTGTAGCGGGAGTCACGCCAGCAATATTCTGATTCTTACTGCTGATTTTCACGCCAGCCCGTGGTAAAAATGAAACACTGTTGTAAAAATGTGGTGATCCTCATGCCCGAACCCGTTGCCGAACCCGCGCTAAACGGATTGCGTCTTAACCTGCGCATTGTCTCCATTGTCATGTTTAACTTCGCCAGCTACCTCACCATCGGGTTGCCGCTCGCCGTATTGCCGGGCTATGTCCATGATGTGATGGGATTTAGTGCCTTCTGGGCGGGTTTAGTTATCAGCCTGCAATATTTCGCTACTTTGCTGAGTCGTCCACATGCCGGGCGTTACGCCGATTTGCTGGGACCCAAAAAGATAGTCGTCTTCGGGTTGTGCGGCTGCTTTTTGAGCGGGCTGGGGTATCTGACAGCAGGATTAACCGCCAGCCTGCCCGTCATCAGCCTGTTATTACTTTGCCTGGGGCGCGTGATCCTCGGAATTGGACAAAGTTTTGCCGGAACCGGATCGACACTGTGGGGCGTTGGCGTGGTTGGCTCGCTGCATATCGGGCGGGTAATTTCGTGGAACGGCATTGTCACTTACGGGGCGATGGCGATGGGCGCGCCGTTGGGCGTGCTGTTTTATCACTGGGGCGGGTTGCAGACGCTGGCATTAATCATTATGGCCGTGGCGCTGGTGGCTATTTTGTTGGCGATCCCGCGTCCGTCGGTGAAAGCCAGCAAAGGCAAGCCACTGCCGTTTCGCGCGGTGCTTGGGCGCGTCTGGCTGTACGGCATGGCGCTGGCACTGGCTTCTGCCGGATTTGGCGTCATCGCCACCTTTATCACACTGTTTTATGATGCTAAGGGCTGGGACGGTGCGGCTTTCGCGTTGACGCTGTTTAGTTGTGCGTTTGTCGGTACGCGACTGTTATTCCCTAACGGCATTAATCGTATCGGCGGCTTAAACGTGGCGATGATCTGCTTTAGCGTTGAGATAATCGGCCTGCTATTGGTTGGCGTAGCCACCGTACCGTGGATGGCGAAGATCGGCGTCTTACTGGCGGGGGCGGGTTTTTCGCTGGTGTTCCCGGCACTGGGCGTGGTGGCGGTAAAAGCAGTTCCGCAACAGAATCAGGGGGCGGCGTTGGCAACCTATACCGTGTTTATGGATTTATCGCTGGGCGTGACCGGACCACTGGCTGGGCTGGTGATGAGTTGGGCTGGCGTGCCGGTGATTTATCTGGCGGCGGCGGGGCTGGTAGCAATCGCGTTATTGCTGACGTGGCGATTAAAAAAACGGCCTCCGGAACACGTTCCTGAGACCGTCTCATCATCTTAAAACTTACTGAATAACCAGCGTATTAATGATGTTTTCTGCGGTGGTCTGCGCTTTTTGCTGATCGTCAGCAGGCAGCGTGATTTGCATGGTCAGCAATTGATTACCCACGTTACCCAGAATGACGGAAGAGTACGCCGTCTGGCCTTTCGCGGAGATAATGCTGTCTAACTGCTGCATTTTGTGACCTTTCAGCTCAATAGATTTGTTGGTCACCACTTGCAGTTGCGGATCGCGGCTACGTTGCTGATCTTCCAGACGCTTCGCCAGCACACCCAGATCTTCTTTCGGGTCATCGCCCATGATGACGATGACTGCTTTCTGCCCGGTGGCGTCGGACCAGACGTGCATGTTATTGGCTTGCGTTCCCAGCTTACCGCTCTGGTCGGTCATATCTGCTGGCAGCGAGAAACTTAGCTTGCCATCAAGCAGGTTGACGGGATTTGCGGCAGCGTTACTTTCCGCGACAGTGCCTTCCGCCGTAGCGTTAGTGTCTTTATCATCACAGGCCGCAAGCCCCATAACCAGCAGGCCAATTCCGACATATTTAACCAGATTGCGCATTGACTTCTTCCTTATCGATAAACGGCCATAACGGCTCATTCATCCATCTTATCACAACTCTGATAACGAACCTTTAACTGGCCTGCAAAGCGTTGATTTCGGATTTATCTGCCAGTCTTTTCAATAGCATATTGAGTAATACGCCATACATTGGCAGGAAGAAAACGATACTGATTAACACTTTGAAACAGTAATCGACCAGCGCGATTTCCATCCAGTGTTCAGCCATAAAGGCATCCGGGCTACGCCAGAAGGCAATGAAGAAGAAGGCCAGCGTGTCGCTGACGTTACCAAACAGGGTGGAGGCCGTCGGAGCCAGCCACCAGTGACGACTCTGACGCAGGCGGTTAAAAACGTGCACGTCGAGGATCTGCCCCAGCGCGTAGGCCATAAAGCTGGCGGTAGCGATACGGGCGACAAACAGGTTGAAGTGGGCGAGAACGCCGAATCCCTGCCATGAACCCATATAAAACAGTGATGAGATGACGTAGGAGATCAGCAACGCGGGGATCATCACCGCAAAGATGATGCGACGAGCCAGCGGCGCGCCAAAAACACGCACAGTCAGGTCGGTAGCAAGAAAAATAAACGGAAAGCTAAACGCGCCCCAGGTGGTATGAAAACCGAAAATAGAGACCGGAAGCTGTACCAGATAGTTACTGGAGGTGATCACCAACAGGTGAAATAACGATAACCAGAACAACGCCTTATAGCGTTGAGTTTGTGAGAAAACGTTCATATTGTACCTTTTTGATTAGCCATTGGGGTGAGGGAACCCAATACGTACGACACGCCTGTTACCTTAACATAATAACGTGCTTACCCTTTTTTCGAGCCGCCGCATGATACTGCTTTGGCTTGACAATGCAATGGTTAATTTTCACGCAATCGTTAACCTGGTTTGCTAACGGACTCACAGGGCGTAAACTAGCGCCGTTTTTTTATGTGATGAGAAGAAAATGACCGATCTCTTTTCCAGCCCTGACCACACACTCGACGCACTTGGCCTGCGCTGCCCGGAACCGGTGATGATGGTGCGCAAAACGGTGCGCAATATGCAGCCAGGCGAAACGTTGCTGATTATTGCCGATGATCCGGCCACGACCCGCGATATTCCTGGGTTTTGTACCTTTATGGAACATGAACTGGTCGCCAAAGAGACGGATGGACTGCCTTATCGTTATTTGATTCGTAAAGGCGGTTAATGGGGCAGATTGGCTTCGATGCCGCCTTTTCCCCTCACCCTCTCCCCAGAGGAGCGAGGGGATCGATCGCGTCCAATTTTGCGATCGGTTTGCAGGCTGTCCCCATTACTTTCTGCGCAACAATCTTAACGCATTCGCCGTCACCAGCACCGTTGCTCCCGTATCTGCCAGCACAGCCAGCCACAGGCCGGTTATTCCTAAAATCGTGGTGACAAGGAAGATCCCTTTCAGCCCCAGCGCAATGGTGATGTTCTGGCGGATATTAGCGTGAGTGGCGCGTGCCAGTTCAATCATTTGCACCAGGCCGCGCAGGTGGTTATGGGTTAATGCTGCGTCGGCGGTTTCCAGCGCCACGTCTGTGCCACTGCCCATTGCAATCCCAATAGCTGCTGCTTTCATTGCTGGCGCGTCGTTAATACCGTCACCGACCATCGCCAGCGGCGCGTGTTGGTTCAGCTCGGTCACCGCTTTGACTTTATCTTCCGGTAGTAATCCGGCTTTAAATTCCAGCCCCAGTTCACCGGCAATGGCTGCCGCTGCGCGTGGATTATCGCCGGTGAGGATCACCCCTTTGACGCCCAGAGAGTTCAGTTCACTGATGGCAGTGGCGGCATCGGCGCGCAGGGTATCCTGCAATGCAATGACACCCAGCACGTCATCGTTACGCACTACCAGCACTACCGTTTGCCCGGCGCTTTCCAGTTCGTTAATCAAACCGGCAAATGCCTCGGCTGGATGTTTCCCGGCAGCGCATATCAGCACCCGCTCTCCGTTGACCTGCGCTTCAATGCCAGAGCCGACCAGCGCCCGCTGTGACTGGGCGGCGGGAATGGCGAGTGCAGCAACCTGTGCTTCACGAATGATGGCTTGCGCCAGTGGATGCGTTGCGCCTTGCTCGACCGCCGCCGCCAGCGCCAGCAGTTCAGATTCGCTAACGCCCGTTGCCGGATGAATCGCGGTAACGCGCGGTTTACCGAC
It encodes:
- the acpT gene encoding 4'-phosphopantetheinyl transferase AcpT yields the protein MYRIVLGKVSTLSAVPLPPALRDQAPQGPRRERWLAGRALLSHVLSPLPDIIYGEQGKPAFAPETPLWFNLSHSGDDIALLLSDEGEVGCDIEVIRPRANWHWLANTVFSLGEHAEMDAVHPDQQLEMFWRIWTRKEAIVKQRGGSAWQIVSVDSTYQSSLSVSHCQLENLSLAICTPTPFTLTTDAVQWVDSLN
- a CDS encoding AI-2E family transporter, with protein sequence METLQPDKTGMHILLKLASLVVILAGIHAAADIIVQLLLALFFAIVLNPLVTWFIRRGVQRPIAITIVVVVMLIALTALVGVLAASFNEFISMLPKFNKELTRKLFKLQEMLPFLNLHMSPERMLQRMDSEKVVAFTTALMTGLSGAMASVLLLVMTVVFMLFEVRHVPYKMRFALNNPQIHIAGLHRALKGVSHYLALKTLLSLWTGVIVWLGLALMGVQFALMWAVLAFLLNYVPNIGAVISAVPPMIQVLLFNGVYECILVGALFLVVHMVIGNILEPRMMGHRLGMSTLVVFLSLLVWGWLLGPVGMLLSVPLTSVCKIWMETTKGGSKLAILLGPGRPKSRLPG
- a CDS encoding MFS transporter, with amino-acid sequence MKHCCKNVVILMPEPVAEPALNGLRLNLRIVSIVMFNFASYLTIGLPLAVLPGYVHDVMGFSAFWAGLVISLQYFATLLSRPHAGRYADLLGPKKIVVFGLCGCFLSGLGYLTAGLTASLPVISLLLLCLGRVILGIGQSFAGTGSTLWGVGVVGSLHIGRVISWNGIVTYGAMAMGAPLGVLFYHWGGLQTLALIIMAVALVAILLAIPRPSVKASKGKPLPFRAVLGRVWLYGMALALASAGFGVIATFITLFYDAKGWDGAAFALTLFSCAFVGTRLLFPNGINRIGGLNVAMICFSVEIIGLLLVGVATVPWMAKIGVLLAGAGFSLVFPALGVVAVKAVPQQNQGAALATYTVFMDLSLGVTGPLAGLVMSWAGVPVIYLAAAGLVAIALLLTWRLKKRPPEHVPETVSSS
- the dcrB gene encoding phage sensitivity protein DcrB, translated to MRNLVKYVGIGLLVMGLAACDDKDTNATAEGTVAESNAAANPVNLLDGKLSFSLPADMTDQSGKLGTQANNMHVWSDATGQKAVIVIMGDDPKEDLGVLAKRLEDQQRSRDPQLQVVTNKSIELKGHKMQQLDSIISAKGQTAYSSVILGNVGNQLLTMQITLPADDQQKAQTTAENIINTLVIQ
- a CDS encoding 7-cyano-7-deazaguanine/7-aminomethyl-7-deazaguanine transporter, coding for MNVFSQTQRYKALFWLSLFHLLVITSSNYLVQLPVSIFGFHTTWGAFSFPFIFLATDLTVRVFGAPLARRIIFAVMIPALLISYVISSLFYMGSWQGFGVLAHFNLFVARIATASFMAYALGQILDVHVFNRLRQSRHWWLAPTASTLFGNVSDTLAFFFIAFWRSPDAFMAEHWMEIALVDYCFKVLISIVFFLPMYGVLLNMLLKRLADKSEINALQAS
- the tusA gene encoding sulfurtransferase TusA, whose amino-acid sequence is MTDLFSSPDHTLDALGLRCPEPVMMVRKTVRNMQPGETLLIIADDPATTRDIPGFCTFMEHELVAKETDGLPYRYLIRKGG